Part of the Streptobacillus felis genome, ACATTACCTTTGTATACTTCAAAGAAATAGTGTATTGCACTTCCTTCTTTTTGTTTATTGATTCTATCTACATTATATTCTTCATTATCAACTTCTAAATAATTAGTAGGTCCTATATAATTAGAATATTTAGTATAATCTGTATCTATTTTAATTTTTTCCACAGGCTGTACTTCAATTCTTTTTCCTAACTCTTCAACCTTATTAATTAAAGGCCCCTGTTTTGTATAGAAAATATAGCAATTTTCTCTAGCTCTAGTATACCCAACATAATTCAAGTTTAAATATGCATCCTTATTACTTTTATTAATACTAATATATTCTTCGTATACTTCCTTATGCCCTTTAAAAGATTCAATAATTTCATTATACTCTGTATATTCAAATCCTTTTTCTTCATTAATTTTTTTCAACATCTTATATAAAATATGATAATCTGTTAATCTAAACTTACTTACATTATATTCATTATCATATGCTACATATTTTTTATAATCACCCTTATTTTCATCAAAACTATCATCATAAGTGTAAACATTTTTATACTCAAGACCCTTAGAAGAATGTATTGTTGTAAGAATAATTCCTTCTTTTTCTATAACAGATTTTCTAGTCTCCTTATTTTTTTCAATATTTTCATAAAAGTCATATAAATTATTAAATTCCTTCATTTTAGAAAAATAGATATTCAAATTAAGTATATCATTAGAATCATTATTTGCACTATATCCAAATCTACGTAAATATTCATCAGAAAAATCAAAATTATTTGAGTTATATGAATTATGTTTATCAAAATTCTTTTTAAAAAATTCTAAATCAACATCTTTTTTACCCTTTATTACTTCATCAATATCTTCTAGACTATAGTTTTTGACGTTACTTCTTAAAAACTCATATTTAAAAACTTCATTTTTAGTAACTAAATACTTAACCAAGCTATGAGCTACTTTAACCGCTTTTACATCTAATATATTTGACTTAGAAATAAGTGAATATCTAATATTATTTTCATCTAAATATTTAGCTACTTCTTCAAGTTCATTATTATTTCTAAGTAAAACAGCTGTATCTGTAAAATCTTTATTTTCAATTATTTTTCCAGCTATAACTTTGTATATATTATCATTATTTTCATTATTATTATTATTATTATTTTTATTTTGTTTTGGTTTTTCAAAAAATATTGTTTGCACATATCCTGCATTTTTTTCTTCTTTGCTTGATTTAACTTCATTATACGAATAATTTTCTAAGTTAGAAAATTTTTTATTTACAAATTCAATTATATTTTTTTCAGATCTATAGCATGTACTTAAATTTTTAACTACAGTATCTTCCCCAAGTGTTTTTTCTAAATCTTCAAATAATTTTTTATTACCTCCACGCCATTCATATATACTTTGCTTTTCATCTCCAACACAAGTAACTATTTTAGCTCCATCCATAATTAATTTTATAAATTTAAATTGTGCTACACTTGTATCCTGAAACTCATCTACCATTAGCGCATCTATTCTACCATCCATCAATTCATAAAATGCCTCAGTTACTTTACCATCTTTTACTAATCCTAATCTTACATCAAAAATATATTTAAGTGTATAATATGTAATATCGTTAAACTCTAATAATTTCTTTTCTTTTTTTAATTTATAGTCTGTTTCAAAAATAATTTTTGAATTATCAAATACTTCTTTAGTTTTCTTTTCACTTTCATATATATATCTCATTATTTGAAACTCAACGATTTTAATAGATAGTTCTACTTTTTTACTATTAATATATTTTACAATTTCAGATTTAAGATCAGTTTTAATTTTAAATACATCATACACGGTAAATATTTTTTCAAAATATGTTTTAAGTTTAGAATAAATAAATTCAATATTTACATCATTTATATTCTCCAATAATTCTAATACTTTTTTAATATCATTTTTTGCTTTCTCTTGATTTTTTTCAAATTCTAATACATTATAAAAAAGATTTTTAGCTTCGTTTAAAATATCTTCTAAAGTATATCTTTCTTTAATTGATTTAATACTTTCTAATTCCTGCTTATTATATATAAAATAATTTTTTATGTCTTTAATAGCTTTTTTTACATCTCTTGATTTAAACTTATATTTAAAACTAGGATTATTAATTAATTTGATTAAAAAATCAGTATATATTGTTTTTTCATTTTCTGTATCTTCAACCAATATATCATAATCATACATATCTAATATAGGTTCTGCAATACAAGTATTAAATACTTTTGCTGTAAATCCATCTATAGTATCTATTCTTACCCTATTTTTATTAATTAACATATCTTTATATATATTAGTTAACTTTTCTATATCACCGGGTTTAAAAGCATAATCAAAATTATTTTCTATATTCTTAATCAATTCTTCTGATTTTTTATCCTTAGATATTATGCTTAATATAAATTCAAATATTCTATTTTTTATTTCTGCCGTAGCTTTTTTAGTAAAAGTCATTACCAATATATTTCTAAAATCTATATCTAATAATAGAAAGTATATGTATTCTAGAGATAATCTATATGTTTTCCCTGTTCCTGCACTTGCCTTTACAACTGTTTTCTTAGTTATCATTATTAATTACCTCCTTAAAACTAGAATATTTCGAAATATTCTCCCCTTTTTTAAATGTGTCATTATTAATATATGAATTCAATATTTCTACAATAAATTCTTTATTTAAATTTACATCCATACCATCAACTTTAAATTTAACATCATCCCTAGCTATAAATAAATCATCAAAAGTTTGTATAAATGAAATATATCCAACACTCTCCTTATCCTTGAATTCATCCATATATGAATATATTTTAATTTGTTTTGAATATTTCTTCATTTTATCATCATTATAATTACCTGTTTTAAAATCTATAATTATATATTTGGATTCTGTTTCTATTATTAAATCTGATTTACCCTTAATTTTGATTTCTCTATCCCCTACATTTACATAAAATCCTACTTCTTTTTCAGTATATATTTCAACTATATTTTCATGTATCAATTTCTTTTTCAATTTTTCAAAGAAATTCATTATAGTCTCAGGTAATATACTTAAGTACATCATTTCAAAATAGTTTTTAAAATCATCAAGAATTACATTATTTTTTTCATCCATAACTAATTTTATAGATTCATTTATATATTCAAGTAGTTCTTCTTCTTTAGTATGACATATATTTTTCCCAACTCTTTTTATTATATTCTCCATAATACTATGAATTATATTACCTACTTCCATTGCCTTAATTTCTTCATTATATATATCACTTTCTTCAATATTAGTTGATAAATAAAAATCTAATTCTGATTCTATCAAACTTAATAACTTAGTTACTGATATACTATTAAATTCTGATAATTTATCTTTTTTATATAACAAATCATCCTCTATTTTATCTTTTATTCTAATTTCACTTTTATCAAGTAATTTATCTAAAATAACTGTTTTTTCACTCATAGATATCTCTTTTTTATCAACATATAATTTATTTGTAAATATTAATTCAGTTAAAAATGGCATTTCTGATATATTTTCATCCTCATTTTTAATATAGCTAATATATATATTTTTAGATACTGCAATATTTCTATATATATTAAATAAATTTTCAAATACTAAATCATCTGATATTGAAAGTCCTAACGAAATACTTTGCAATTTAGAAAATATATTTCTATCTTTAATAGAGATATTACCTTGAACATTTATTAAAGCAAAATTCTCTTTTATTTCTGTTCCTAACTTTTTAACATCCAATATTCTATTTTTCTTTTCTACTAAATCTGCATGTAATGTTTTTTTATCTAAATATTTTAAAAATAGCATTAAATAATCCGTTACAAAATTTGATAAAAAGTCTAATTCTAATACATTAACCTCACTTAATGCTTCAAAAAAAGTAAAACTAGTGTTAAACATGTATTCTTTTTCAGATCTAATATTACCAATTTTTTCAAAAATTTCTAAAAAATCTTCTTTATTTTTATATCCTGTTATTTTATTTAATAATGTTAAACTTTCAAGTTTATCACTTTCTAAATATATTTTATTATTTTTTGATTCTTTGAATAAAACAGAGAACTCTTTATTATCTATTTCAAATTCACTAACATATTCTTTAATTGAGTATAATCTATATATATCACTAATTAAATATCTCCCGCTTTTTGAATTCTTAATAGCTCTATATATTTTTGAAATAATATTATATGACACAGTTTGATTAAATGAAAAATCTAGCGTGTTTATTATTTCATTTTGTTTAATAAATACATTTTCATTTTTTATTTTAGATTTCTTGTTTTCTTCCATATCATATATGGTATTAAATTTTTCTAAATTATCAATAATATTTAAGTTTTGTGTAAATTTATCACTACATTCAACTATAGATATATTCTTATCCTTTAAATTTGGTAAAGTAATATTTTTTAAGATATTTTTTTCTTCATCATAATCATTTTTATTAACATATAGATATATATATAGGTTACTTATATCTTCTAATATCTTCTTTTCATAGATATTAAAAGAAAACTTATTAATAAAAATTATTTTTTTGAAACTATTAATATATTCAAAATTAATATATGAAAAAATAGGTAACAAATATCTAGGTATTTTTTCTTCTTTATTTGCTCTTTCAACCATTAAATCATTTATTTTAAGATATATATCAATTATATTATGTTGCCATTCAAATATTTCTATTTTATTTAAATCTATACCACATTCAATATATTCTTTCATAAAAGAATAGTATCTATAAGCTATATCTATACAATCAAAATACTCATTAATTTGAAGTTTTTTCTTTAATTCTTTATCTAAAGTATTATAGAAAAAAACAACTTCTTTTTCTTCTTTAAGTAATATTTTATTTGTAAGTATTACCCTTTCCCAAAATTCATTTTCTGTAATATATTTATTTGTAGAAAAAATATTTTTATCAAAGTTTTCTAATACAAATTTATCATTAAAATTTGAAAATACATATAGAGTATCTTTTTCTAAATTTTTAGTTAAATCAAAATCTATACCCTTATATTCAAAATTTAAAGCCATAAAACACCACCTTTGCACTTTTAATATATTATATCATATTTTCAAATAAAAAAAACTACATCCATAAGATGTAGTTTTATATATTACATTGCTTTTACTTTTTCTACTAAAGCTTTGAATTCTGCAGCATTGTTTAAAGCAAGTTCTGCTAAAACTTTTCTGTCTAATTCTATGTTTAATTTCTTTAAACCATTCATGAATTTAGAATATGATAATCCTTCAGCACGAGTAGCTGCATTAATTCTAATTATCCATAATTCTCTCATTGTTCTTTTCTTTAATTTTCTATGTTCTGTTGCATAAGCCATAGCTTTTTTAACAGCTTCATTAGCCTTTTTATAGTTAGTTTTTTGTGTCCCTCTATATCCTTTTGCTTCATTTAATACTTTTTTATGTCTTTTTCTTCTTACTATTCCAGTTTTTACTCTTGGCATTTTCTTTCCTCCTTATAAGTTATTATCTTCCTTCTTGTCCTGCTAATAATCTAGATGCTTTTCTAGCTGCTCCACCATTTAACACTTGATCTTGTCCTAATCTTTTCTTTCTCTTATGAGTCTTTTTAGTTAATATGTGGCTTTTTCCTGAATGTTTAACTACGAATTTACCTGTTCCTGTAACTTTAATTCTTTTTTTAGCTCCTTTGTGTGTTTTCATCTTTGGCATAAATTTTCCTCCTCTTGTCTATTTCTTAGGTGAAAGCATAACAAATTTTTGTAATTGCTCTTTTCCATATTTTTTTTCTACTATAGCTTTATCTTCGAAGACATTTGCAAATTCATCTAAAACTTTTACTGCAGTTTCTGAATGAAGTTTTTCTCTTCCAGATAATCTTAAACTGATTTTTACTTTATTTTCTTTTTCTAAAAATTTATCAATTTGATTAATTTTAGTTTCCATATCATGTGTATCGATATGAGGTTTAACTCTTATCTCTTTAATTACAGTATTTTTTTGTTTTTTCTTATTTTCTTTATCTTTCTTTAATTTTTCATAACGATATTTACCATAATCCATTATTTTACATACTGACACACCATTATTTGATGACATTTCAACTAAATCAAGATTTTTTTCTTGAGCAATATCATAAGCTTCATGGAAAGACATTAATCCTAATTGTTCTCCTTCCTCTGATATTAACCTTACTTCTCTAGCTCTAATCTCGTCATTGATTCTAGTTCCATCAGTTTTCCCAGTTCCTTTAATAAAGAACACCTCCTATATTTTTGTAATAAAAAAACAAGATAAAATCTTGTTCTCAAAAATCAATAAAAAATCATTAGACTTAGTCTAATACAATTTAATTACTAATAACCTAACTCATATTAAGCCTATGCATACTAAACGCTATGGAAAGGTGAGAACCAAAATTCTTCTTTTCAATATCAATCATTGTTGATATTTTATTTTACCATAAAATAATAACATATTTAACATATTTTGTCAAATTATTTTTACTATTTTTATATAAATTATTTTATCATAAATATTTTAAAAAAGCAAACACAGTTTCCTGTGTTTACTTAATTATTATTTCTACCCTCCTATTTTTTTCATCTATATCACTTATATGTCTTTTTTTTCCTTCTCCTATAACATATATTCTATCATCTAAAATATTATGTTCCTCAACTAAGTATCTCTTAACTTCATTAGCCCTTAAATATGATAATTTATCATTATATATATCAGTACCCACTTTATCAGTATGACCTATAAGTATTAACTCTTCATCATCAATTACTTCAATTAATTTATCTATAATACTTTTATTAAAATCGCTTAGTTTATAGCTATCAAATTCAAAACCATCAATAATTATATTCTTATCTTTTCTTTTTAATTTTTCTATTTCTTCTTTTATTTTATTTAATTCCTCTTCATCTATCTTATATATATTATTATCTTGTTTAAAAACTACTTCCTGTTTATCCATATCTCCAAAAGTATACGAAAAACCTAGACCTGCACTAACTTCTAATCCACTATTAAATCCTAAACTTGCTTTTACACCTACATTTTTAAACATACCTGAATAACCGATACTTGCTCCAACTTCTTTATTATAATATCCTAAAGAAGCTCCTATACTATGTGTTTTGTTTATATTATTAAAAGGTATACTTCCATGTGCTATTGCACTTGCAATTCCAGAATTAGTTTTTTTAAATAAAATACTGTTATCTAATCCAATTAAATTATCAACATATTTTTTATTTACTGCATCATTATCACTAATAGGATCTGCCACACCTTTTATTAATGTATTTTCTAAAGTAATACTACCCTTATTTTCTTCATCATATTTAACACTATTTCCTATACTATTTAAAAGCTCATCATCTAAATGTTTTTTATTTAT contains:
- a CDS encoding UvrD-helicase domain-containing protein, producing MITKKTVVKASAGTGKTYRLSLEYIYFLLLDIDFRNILVMTFTKKATAEIKNRIFEFILSIISKDKKSEELIKNIENNFDYAFKPGDIEKLTNIYKDMLINKNRVRIDTIDGFTAKVFNTCIAEPILDMYDYDILVEDTENEKTIYTDFLIKLINNPSFKYKFKSRDVKKAIKDIKNYFIYNKQELESIKSIKERYTLEDILNEAKNLFYNVLEFEKNQEKAKNDIKKVLELLENINDVNIEFIYSKLKTYFEKIFTVYDVFKIKTDLKSEIVKYINSKKVELSIKIVEFQIMRYIYESEKKTKEVFDNSKIIFETDYKLKKEKKLLEFNDITYYTLKYIFDVRLGLVKDGKVTEAFYELMDGRIDALMVDEFQDTSVAQFKFIKLIMDGAKIVTCVGDEKQSIYEWRGGNKKLFEDLEKTLGEDTVVKNLSTCYRSEKNIIEFVNKKFSNLENYSYNEVKSSKEEKNAGYVQTIFFEKPKQNKNNNNNNNENNDNIYKVIAGKIIENKDFTDTAVLLRNNNELEEVAKYLDENNIRYSLISKSNILDVKAVKVAHSLVKYLVTKNEVFKYEFLRSNVKNYSLEDIDEVIKGKKDVDLEFFKKNFDKHNSYNSNNFDFSDEYLRRFGYSANNDSNDILNLNIYFSKMKEFNNLYDFYENIEKNKETRKSVIEKEGIILTTIHSSKGLEYKNVYTYDDSFDENKGDYKKYVAYDNEYNVSKFRLTDYHILYKMLKKINEEKGFEYTEYNEIIESFKGHKEVYEEYISINKSNKDAYLNLNYVGYTRARENCYIFYTKQGPLINKVEELGKRIEVQPVEKIKIDTDYTKYSNYIGPTNYLEVDNEEYNVDRINKQKEGSAIHYFFEVYKGNVEIAIDIVKKKFGNLLSDESFNRVLELVYKNVEKYRYILNSNMDRYSEFKIFDKEYDKMYIIDLLLIDNANKQAYIYDFKTGHNVKNNPKYIKQLDNYKKILSREIEGYEIFTEILPLDE
- a CDS encoding PD-(D/E)XK nuclease family protein; its protein translation is MALNFEYKGIDFDLTKNLEKDTLYVFSNFNDKFVLENFDKNIFSTNKYITENEFWERVILTNKILLKEEKEVVFFYNTLDKELKKKLQINEYFDCIDIAYRYYSFMKEYIECGIDLNKIEIFEWQHNIIDIYLKINDLMVERANKEEKIPRYLLPIFSYINFEYINSFKKIIFINKFSFNIYEKKILEDISNLYIYLYVNKNDYDEEKNILKNITLPNLKDKNISIVECSDKFTQNLNIIDNLEKFNTIYDMEENKKSKIKNENVFIKQNEIINTLDFSFNQTVSYNIISKIYRAIKNSKSGRYLISDIYRLYSIKEYVSEFEIDNKEFSVLFKESKNNKIYLESDKLESLTLLNKITGYKNKEDFLEIFEKIGNIRSEKEYMFNTSFTFFEALSEVNVLELDFLSNFVTDYLMLFLKYLDKKTLHADLVEKKNRILDVKKLGTEIKENFALINVQGNISIKDRNIFSKLQSISLGLSISDDLVFENLFNIYRNIAVSKNIYISYIKNEDENISEMPFLTELIFTNKLYVDKKEISMSEKTVILDKLLDKSEIRIKDKIEDDLLYKKDKLSEFNSISVTKLLSLIESELDFYLSTNIEESDIYNEEIKAMEVGNIIHSIMENIIKRVGKNICHTKEEELLEYINESIKLVMDEKNNVILDDFKNYFEMMYLSILPETIMNFFEKLKKKLIHENIVEIYTEKEVGFYVNVGDREIKIKGKSDLIIETESKYIIIDFKTGNYNDDKMKKYSKQIKIYSYMDEFKDKESVGYISFIQTFDDLFIARDDVKFKVDGMDVNLNKEFIVEILNSYINNDTFKKGENISKYSSFKEVINNDN
- the rplT gene encoding 50S ribosomal protein L20, which translates into the protein MPRVKTGIVRRKRHKKVLNEAKGYRGTQKTNYKKANEAVKKAMAYATEHRKLKKRTMRELWIIRINAATRAEGLSYSKFMNGLKKLNIELDRKVLAELALNNAAEFKALVEKVKAM
- the rpmI gene encoding 50S ribosomal protein L35; the protein is MPKMKTHKGAKKRIKVTGTGKFVVKHSGKSHILTKKTHKRKKRLGQDQVLNGGAARKASRLLAGQEGR
- the infC gene encoding translation initiation factor IF-3 encodes the protein MFFIKGTGKTDGTRINDEIRAREVRLISEEGEQLGLMSFHEAYDIAQEKNLDLVEMSSNNGVSVCKIMDYGKYRYEKLKKDKENKKKQKNTVIKEIRVKPHIDTHDMETKINQIDKFLEKENKVKISLRLSGREKLHSETAVKVLDEFANVFEDKAIVEKKYGKEQLQKFVMLSPKK